The following proteins come from a genomic window of Ilumatobacter coccineus YM16-304:
- a CDS encoding Y-family DNA polymerase has product MSADTGVDDASARAPRPSGPSRSSEPSERPERFITIWCPDWPIVAAGCRPEVPAAVMRSHRVVARSTAAASEGVVIGQRRRQAQQRCPLIELLDDDPARDAREFESVVRAVADVAPRVDVVEPGWLTVAAVGPSRYFGGDLATAEHLADIVRRALSNREVAVGVGVADGRFSASVAARLAVRRSSPVVVEPGESATFCSPLPVGWLQTLGEVDADLADLFVRLGMRRLGDLAALSAADVLGRFGHVGVHAHRLASGADHRPANTTDPAPERRLSRVLDDAAGQSDAVVFVAKQLADELAGALGADGRVCTRLVVLLETEHGERSERSWYRSAGMSASAMVERVRWQLDGWINLPRGSENEITGGVALIRLTPDEVRADEGVQLGLWGGQSEADRRAARAIARLTTLTSEQAVTVPVWHGGRLPADRYRWVPATTVDLDQRERAVSRAGTGAGPHGPWPGSLPAPSPATVYGDGRPVEVLDADGLSVSVNGRGIVSAPPAVMRVMLGSEEEGWRRGKVRRIESWAGPWPVDQQWWEPANHRRLARFQMVTEADESGERHAALVVAEHRRWWLTAVYD; this is encoded by the coding sequence ATGAGCGCCGACACCGGCGTCGACGATGCCAGCGCACGAGCGCCACGGCCGTCAGGGCCGTCACGATCGTCGGAGCCATCCGAACGTCCGGAGCGATTCATCACCATCTGGTGCCCCGACTGGCCGATCGTCGCTGCCGGCTGCCGGCCCGAGGTGCCCGCAGCGGTCATGCGATCGCATCGGGTCGTGGCCCGGTCGACCGCTGCCGCGAGTGAGGGCGTGGTCATCGGGCAGCGTCGTCGACAGGCGCAACAACGTTGTCCGCTCATCGAGCTGCTCGACGACGACCCGGCTCGTGATGCTCGAGAGTTCGAGTCGGTGGTCCGGGCGGTGGCCGACGTCGCGCCGCGCGTCGACGTGGTCGAACCCGGCTGGCTCACCGTGGCCGCAGTCGGGCCGTCGCGCTACTTCGGAGGCGACCTGGCCACCGCCGAGCACCTGGCCGACATCGTGCGACGCGCGCTCTCGAACCGGGAGGTGGCGGTCGGAGTGGGGGTGGCCGACGGGCGGTTCTCGGCGAGCGTGGCCGCTCGGTTGGCGGTGCGTCGATCGTCGCCCGTGGTGGTCGAACCGGGGGAGTCGGCGACCTTCTGTTCGCCGTTGCCGGTCGGGTGGTTGCAGACGCTCGGCGAAGTCGACGCCGACCTCGCCGACCTGTTCGTCCGGCTCGGCATGCGTCGCCTCGGTGACCTCGCTGCGTTGTCGGCCGCCGACGTGCTCGGGCGCTTCGGGCACGTCGGCGTGCATGCGCATCGCTTGGCGTCGGGAGCCGATCATCGCCCGGCCAACACCACCGATCCGGCGCCCGAACGGCGTCTGTCTCGAGTGCTCGACGATGCGGCGGGTCAGTCCGACGCCGTGGTCTTCGTCGCCAAGCAGTTGGCCGACGAACTCGCCGGTGCGCTCGGCGCCGACGGGCGAGTGTGCACCCGTCTCGTCGTCCTGCTCGAAACCGAACACGGCGAACGTTCCGAACGGTCGTGGTATCGGTCGGCCGGCATGTCGGCATCGGCGATGGTCGAGCGGGTGCGATGGCAACTCGACGGGTGGATCAACCTGCCGCGCGGCAGCGAGAACGAGATCACCGGTGGCGTTGCGCTCATCCGGTTGACCCCCGACGAGGTGCGCGCCGACGAGGGCGTGCAACTCGGGCTGTGGGGTGGGCAGTCGGAAGCCGACCGGCGAGCGGCCCGGGCGATCGCACGGCTGACCACGCTCACGTCCGAGCAGGCGGTCACGGTGCCGGTCTGGCACGGCGGTCGTCTGCCGGCCGATCGGTACCGGTGGGTGCCGGCGACCACGGTCGATCTCGATCAACGTGAACGAGCGGTGTCGCGTGCCGGTACCGGGGCCGGTCCGCACGGCCCGTGGCCGGGTTCGTTGCCGGCTCCGTCACCGGCAACGGTGTACGGCGACGGGCGTCCGGTCGAAGTGCTCGATGCCGACGGTCTCTCGGTGTCGGTCAACGGTAGAGGCATCGTGTCGGCGCCCCCGGCGGTCATGCGAGTGATGCTGGGCAGCGAAGAGGAGGGGTGGCGCCGCGGCAAAGTGCGACGCATCGAGTCGTGGGCCGGGCCGTGGCCGGTCGACCAGCAGTGGTGGGAGCCGGCGAATCATCGTCGGCTCGCGCGGTTCCAGATGGTCACCGAGGCCGACGAGTCGGGAGAGCGTCACGCGGCGCTGGTGGTCGCCGAGCACCGACGCTGGTGGCTCACCGCCGTGTACGACTGA